One genomic region from Vibrio sp. STUT-A11 encodes:
- a CDS encoding carboxymuconolactone decarboxylase family protein: MQEHFSGKEQAIIPIAAFTASGELEKLKMSLVEGLNAGLTISETKEILVQMYAYTGFPRSLNALGTFMAIVGERKQHGIVDPEGEPSSPLPTDESSLSFGTKNQTQLVGQPVSGALFDFAPEIDLYLKAHLFGDIFQRDVLTWKERELATIAALANMQGVNGQLQAHFGISLNNGITPNLLKEFVGEIEQHCGKAVAENASQVLADVLG, translated from the coding sequence ATGCAAGAACATTTTTCTGGTAAAGAACAAGCCATCATTCCAATAGCTGCATTTACTGCAAGTGGTGAGCTTGAAAAGCTGAAGATGAGTTTGGTCGAAGGGTTGAATGCAGGCCTCACCATCAGCGAAACCAAAGAAATACTGGTACAGATGTACGCATACACTGGCTTTCCAAGAAGCCTCAACGCCTTGGGGACGTTTATGGCGATAGTAGGAGAGCGGAAGCAACATGGTATCGTTGACCCTGAAGGGGAACCGTCAAGTCCTCTGCCAACAGACGAAAGCAGCTTAAGTTTTGGTACTAAGAACCAAACACAGTTAGTCGGACAACCTGTCTCTGGTGCTCTGTTTGATTTTGCGCCTGAAATCGATTTGTATCTTAAAGCACATCTGTTTGGTGATATTTTCCAACGTGATGTACTGACATGGAAAGAACGAGAACTCGCGACAATTGCAGCCTTGGCAAATATGCAAGGTGTGAATGGTCAACTTCAGGCACATTTTGGTATTAGTCTGAATAATGGTATCACACCAAACTTGTTAAAAGAGTTTGTTGGTGAAATAGAGCAGCACTGTGGAAAGGCAGTCGCGGAAAATGCCAGCCAAGTTCTGGCGGATGTTTTAGGCTAA
- a CDS encoding MalY/PatB family protein translates to MSSFDFDQIVERQGTGSVKWDSMANSSILPMWVADMDFRTAEPIVNALKKRVEHGVFGYTKVSEGYYNSVINWFSTRHNFHIERDWIQYTSGVVPALSAILKALTNPGDGVIVQTPAYNCFFSSIRNMDCHLIENPLVNRDGYYEMDFDDLERKASRSDVKVLILCNPHNPVGRAWTQEELTRLGEICFRHGVKVISDEIHCDLTFPGVQHQPFAALGDEFLANTVTTNSPSKSFNIAGLQIANIITADKQLRDKIDRALNIHEVCDVNPFGVSALIAAYNESEAWLDALREYLHQNYLVVVEFINQQLPHLSVIQQEATYLAWIDCRQLDLPSAEIGEKLITEGALMLNQGAVYGTQGEGYIRLNMACPKAQLLDGLQRMARVLGNL, encoded by the coding sequence ATGTCATCTTTCGACTTTGATCAAATTGTTGAACGGCAGGGAACAGGCAGTGTTAAATGGGATAGTATGGCTAACAGCTCTATTCTTCCGATGTGGGTTGCGGATATGGATTTCCGCACTGCCGAACCTATCGTTAACGCATTGAAGAAACGTGTTGAACACGGTGTTTTTGGTTACACGAAAGTGTCAGAAGGCTACTATAACTCGGTGATTAACTGGTTTAGTACAAGGCATAATTTTCATATTGAACGAGACTGGATACAGTACACATCTGGTGTGGTACCCGCGTTATCAGCAATACTAAAAGCGCTGACCAATCCGGGGGATGGCGTTATTGTTCAAACTCCCGCGTATAACTGCTTTTTCAGTTCGATTCGTAATATGGACTGCCACCTTATTGAAAATCCGCTGGTGAATCGTGATGGTTATTACGAGATGGATTTTGACGATCTTGAACGAAAAGCTTCTCGATCTGATGTGAAGGTTCTGATTCTATGCAACCCTCACAATCCGGTTGGCCGTGCGTGGACACAAGAAGAGTTGACCAGATTGGGTGAGATCTGCTTTAGACATGGTGTCAAAGTGATTAGCGACGAAATCCATTGTGATCTTACGTTTCCGGGAGTTCAACATCAGCCTTTTGCTGCCTTGGGGGATGAGTTTCTTGCTAACACAGTGACGACAAATTCTCCGAGTAAGTCGTTCAATATCGCAGGGCTGCAAATCGCCAATATCATCACTGCTGATAAACAGCTACGTGACAAAATCGATCGCGCATTAAATATTCATGAAGTTTGTGATGTGAATCCCTTTGGCGTATCAGCATTAATCGCGGCATACAACGAAAGTGAAGCTTGGCTAGATGCTTTGAGAGAGTATCTTCATCAGAACTATTTGGTTGTCGTTGAATTTATCAATCAACAATTGCCACATTTAAGTGTCATTCAGCAGGAGGCCACGTATCTGGCATGGATCGATTGTCGTCAGCTAGATTTGCCTTCCGCAGAAATCGGCGAAAAACTGATAACTGAAGGCGCTCTTATGCTCAATCAGGGCGCGGTTTACGGCACCCAAGGCGAGGGTTACATTCGTCTCAATATGGCTTGCCCGAAAGCTCAACTACTCGACGGGCTGCAGAGAATGGCACGCGTATTAGGTAACCTCTAA
- a CDS encoding carboxymuconolactone decarboxylase family protein: MFRINKYVSNLSILVASLLAVFTMNTATAAEGFGSKEKAIIPIAAFAASGEIDKLKVSLNEGLEAGLTINETKEVLGQLYAYAGFPRSLNALAAFMQVLEERKSNGIEDVAGPESSPLPTDKTSLEFGAENQTKLIGVEVKGPLFDFSPQIDEYLKSHLFGDIFARDVLTWKQREVATIATLSNIPGVNSQLAAHYNISMNNDVTVDELQEFITIIEKQVGEDVANNAQQVLDSVINK; encoded by the coding sequence ATGTTTCGTATAAACAAATATGTCAGCAACTTATCCATTTTGGTGGCTAGCTTGTTAGCTGTATTTACAATGAATACGGCCACGGCTGCAGAAGGTTTTGGTAGTAAAGAGAAGGCGATTATCCCAATTGCTGCGTTTGCTGCCAGTGGCGAAATTGATAAGTTGAAAGTAAGCCTGAACGAAGGCTTAGAAGCTGGTTTAACCATTAACGAAACCAAGGAAGTGTTGGGTCAGCTATACGCATATGCTGGTTTCCCTCGTAGCCTGAATGCATTGGCTGCATTTATGCAGGTTCTTGAAGAAAGAAAGAGTAATGGAATCGAAGATGTTGCTGGTCCAGAGTCATCGCCACTACCGACAGACAAAACCAGCCTTGAATTTGGTGCTGAAAACCAAACTAAGCTCATTGGCGTGGAAGTAAAAGGGCCGTTATTTGATTTCTCTCCTCAAATTGATGAGTACCTGAAATCTCATTTGTTCGGCGACATTTTTGCCCGTGATGTGTTGACCTGGAAACAGCGTGAAGTTGCGACTATTGCGACCTTATCCAATATACCGGGCGTTAACAGCCAGTTGGCGGCGCATTACAACATCAGTATGAATAACGATGTGACGGTTGATGAGCTACAAGAATTCATCACCATTATCGAAAAGCAAGTTGGTGAAGACGTAGCTAACAACGCACAACAAGTTCTTGATTCGGTTATAAACAAATAA
- a CDS encoding cyclophilin-like fold protein yields the protein MKIRFVFDDRTVTATLNDSPSTQDFVAQLPLTVELEDYASTEKIAYLPSKLTKEGAPAGVSSKAGDISYYAPWGNLVVFYKNFGYASGLINLGKVDGDLSRFTSGGSMKVTIEVIE from the coding sequence ATGAAGATTCGTTTTGTATTTGATGATCGCACCGTCACTGCGACGTTAAATGACAGTCCGAGCACACAAGATTTTGTTGCGCAACTACCATTAACGGTAGAGTTGGAAGATTACGCCAGTACTGAAAAAATAGCCTACCTACCATCGAAGTTAACCAAGGAAGGGGCGCCAGCTGGCGTGAGTTCCAAAGCGGGAGACATTTCTTACTACGCGCCTTGGGGGAACTTAGTCGTGTTTTATAAAAACTTTGGCTATGCATCTGGATTGATTAACCTCGGTAAAGTTGACGGCGATTTATCGCGCTTTACTTCTGGTGGCTCAATGAAAGTCACTATCGAGGTTATTGAATAA
- a CDS encoding DUF3737 family protein: MTLSKTIQENLCNQEKICDTFFEGERPLYAAENKFLHKVRFYPGESALKHSQNIMVKHSEFMGKYPFWHSNDVLIEQSLFTVYARAAIWYSENLTMNNCVVEAPKMFRRVSNLTIENSRFPNAGETLWMCDNVSLNNVEMRGADYVFMNCENVEIDGFKLQGNYSFQDAKNVTIRNAYLDSKDALWGTENVTVYDSVLDGEYLGWHSKNLRLVNCTIRGEQPLCYAQDLVMENCVMEETDLCFEYATLNAEIVSDIISVKNPLSGSIKARSIGEIILDKHCKNPGGCTIETEFEVRT; the protein is encoded by the coding sequence ATGACTCTATCAAAGACAATTCAAGAAAATCTCTGTAATCAAGAAAAAATCTGCGACACCTTTTTTGAAGGTGAAAGACCGCTATACGCAGCAGAAAACAAGTTTCTGCATAAAGTGCGATTTTACCCAGGCGAGTCCGCACTCAAGCATAGCCAGAATATTATGGTTAAACATAGTGAGTTTATGGGTAAATACCCATTCTGGCACAGTAATGACGTCCTAATTGAGCAGAGTCTGTTTACGGTGTATGCACGAGCGGCGATTTGGTATTCAGAGAACCTAACTATGAATAATTGTGTTGTCGAAGCGCCCAAAATGTTTCGCCGAGTCTCGAATCTTACTATCGAAAACTCACGATTTCCTAATGCTGGTGAGACATTGTGGATGTGTGACAATGTCAGCCTTAATAATGTTGAAATGCGCGGCGCCGACTATGTTTTTATGAACTGTGAAAATGTCGAAATTGACGGCTTCAAGCTGCAAGGAAACTACTCGTTCCAAGACGCTAAAAATGTCACGATTCGCAATGCGTATTTGGACTCTAAAGATGCACTTTGGGGCACGGAAAATGTGACTGTGTACGACAGTGTTTTAGATGGCGAATATTTAGGTTGGCATTCTAAAAATTTACGCTTAGTGAACTGTACAATACGCGGTGAGCAACCGTTGTGTTACGCGCAGGATCTAGTTATGGAAAACTGCGTAATGGAGGAGACGGATCTGTGTTTTGAATACGCGACATTGAACGCAGAAATTGTTTCCGACATTATCAGTGTCAAGAACCCGTTGTCTGGTTCTATCAAGGCACGCTCTATCGGCGAAATTATCCTTGATAAACATTGTAAGAACCCAGGAGGGTGCACAATTGAAACGGAATTTGAGGTAAGAACGTAA